Genomic window (Achromobacter sp. B7):
AGTCCACGTTTTCGTCGTGCATGCCGAATTCGGCCTTGGCGGCGGGCGTGAAGATCGGTTCGGGCAATTGGCTGGCCTGTTGCAGGCCGGCGGGCAACTGAATGCCGCAGACGCTGCCGGTGGCCTGGTAGTCTTTCCAGCCGGAGCCGATCAGGTAGCCGCGTGCAACGGCTTCCACCAAAATCGGCTTCAGGCGCTTGACCACGACAGCGCGTCCGCGCACCTGGTCAACTTCGTCCGGCGCCACCACGTCTTCGGGCTTCACGCCGGTGGAGTGGTTCGGCAGGATGTGGGCCAGCTTCTGCAACCAGAATTCGGTCAGCTCGGTCAGCACCTGTCCCTTGCCGGGAATGGGGTCGTCAAGAATCACGTCGAACGCGGAGATACGATCCGACGCGACGATCAGCAACTTGTCGTCGCCCACCGCGTACATATCGCGCACCTTACCGCGGCCCAGCAGCGGCAAGGACTTGATGCTGGATTGATGCAAAGCAGAAGTCACGGGAATGGCCTATGGCAAAAATGAAGATTCCCGCCACGGGCGAGCGCCAGGGCGGGAAGTAGAACGAAATCGAAACTTGCGCAAAAGGCGGCATGGCCTGTGCAAGACGCATAGATTACTGCAAATATGCCCGTCTTGCCGGGCGGCAAGGGCCGGGTTAGCCTCTGATTCCCGACTCACGATTCGCGCCGACCGCCCCAGCCGCGTCACGGCGCAGACCTCACGCCCGGAGACAAAGCCGTATGCAGGATGCTTCCCTTAAACGCCCGTCCGCCGCCGACGCGCAGGTACACCTGACTGGCGGTTGCCAGTGCGGCGCGATCCGTTACGCCGTCACCGACGAACCCATCACCGCCGCCACCTGCCACTGCCGCGACTGCCAATATTCCAGCGGCGGCGCGCCGGCCCATGCGCTGATCTTTCCCGCCGGCTCGATCACGATGCTGCGCGGCCAGGCCAAGGAACACCGCTACAAGGGCGATTCCGGGCACACCGTCATGCGCAGCTTCTGCGCCGCCTGTGGCACGCCGCTATTCGGCGGCTCGGAAGGCATGGGATACGAAGTGGTGCGCGCGGGCTCGCTGGACGATCCGGAAGCCTTTCACGCCAAGGCCAGCCTGTGGACGAGTTCGGCGCCGTCCTGGCACCACGTGGACCGCAGCGTGCCGCACTTCCCGCAAAACTCGCCGCCCGCCTGACTTGCGGGGCTGACGCGGCCAGCCGATACGCCCGTCTTGGCAGCCGGCCAAAACAAAGGGGTGGGTCCACGACGGACCCACCCCTTTTTGCTATCCCGGCGCCCCCCGAAGGCGGCGCTGGATAGGTTTACTGCACCACTTGCGACAGCTTGCCCGACGCGTATTGCGCGGCGATTTCGGTCAGCGGCAGCGCGCGGATCTTGCTGGCGTTGCCGGCGGTGCCGAATTCCGTGTAGCGAGCCACACAGATCGCCTTGGCGGCGGCGCGGGCGGGCTTCAGGTATTCGCGCGGGTCGAACTT
Coding sequences:
- a CDS encoding phosphoribosylaminoimidazolesuccinocarboxamide synthase; amino-acid sequence: MTSALHQSSIKSLPLLGRGKVRDMYAVGDDKLLIVASDRISAFDVILDDPIPGKGQVLTELTEFWLQKLAHILPNHSTGVKPEDVVAPDEVDQVRGRAVVVKRLKPILVEAVARGYLIGSGWKDYQATGSVCGIQLPAGLQQASQLPEPIFTPAAKAEFGMHDENVDFAHVVKEVGQEMAERIRDVTLKLYAEAARFAATKGIIIADTKFEFGLDDNGTLHLMDEVLTPDSSRFWPADGYRVGISPPSFDKQFVRDWLETQTWDKTPPAPRLPQEVLEKTAAKYREALDRLIA
- a CDS encoding GFA family protein — its product is MQDASLKRPSAADAQVHLTGGCQCGAIRYAVTDEPITAATCHCRDCQYSSGGAPAHALIFPAGSITMLRGQAKEHRYKGDSGHTVMRSFCAACGTPLFGGSEGMGYEVVRAGSLDDPEAFHAKASLWTSSAPSWHHVDRSVPHFPQNSPPA